In Sardina pilchardus chromosome 10, fSarPil1.1, whole genome shotgun sequence, one genomic interval encodes:
- the exosc6 gene encoding exosome complex component MTR3 encodes MPVDRRRIRGPDESHSPYHFVSKESLKSLASGDRRSDDSQRGPLDLRPIFARCGLISQAKGSAYIEAGNTKIICSVYGPREADRRDETDMKSGRLVADMRFAPFACHKRGAWVQGNEEKDMSQGLLESLRPGVCLHKYPRSQIDVCVMVLESDGPALSHAVTCASLALADAGIEMYDLVLGCTVRHTGTTQLLDPTLAEVQDDEDGGFVENQGSVTVSLMPNMNQVSGLQSDGVMEQESLKAAVQACIEGCYKLYPVIQQTLLKTVRKKAPPSES; translated from the coding sequence ATGCCTGTAGATCGTAGGAGAATTCGGGGTCCAGATGAATCTCATTCTCCCTATCATTTCGTCTCCAAGGAATCTCTGAAATCCCTCGCCTCTGGGGATCGCCGTTCAGATGACAGCCAGCGCGGCCCCTTGGACCTGCGTCCGATTTTTGCGCGGTGTGGACTGATCAGTCAAGCCAAGGGCTCTGCTTACATTGAGGCAGGCAATACCAAAATAATCTGCTCCGTGTATGGGCCCCGAGAAGCTGACCGCAGAGACGAAACCGACATGAAATCAGGACGTCTCGTCGCTGACATGCGGTTCGCCCCGTTCGCCTGCCACAAGAGAGGGGCATGGGTGCAGGGTAACGAGGAAAAGGATATGTCTCAGGGCTTACTAGAGAGCCTTCGGCCAGGTGTCTGCTTGCACAAGTACCCCCGCTCTCAGATTGACGTTTGCGTCATGGTTCTGGAGAGCGATGGGCCAGCTCTGTCCCACGCGGTCACCTGTGCATCCCTTGCTCTCGCGGATGCTGGGATCGAGATGTACGACCTGGTGTTGGGGTGCACCGTCCGACACACCGGAACAACGCAACTACTCGACCCCACTTTGGCAGAGGTCCAGGACGACGAGGATGGTGGTTTCGTGGAGAACCAGGGAAGTGTGACGGTTTCGCTGATGCCTAACATGAATCAAGTGTCAGGCTTGCAGTCTGACGGTGTTATGGAGCAAGAATCCCTAAAGGCAGCTGTTCAGGCGTGTATTGAAGGCTGCTACAAACTGTACCCTGTCATTCAACAAACCCTGCTGAAGACAGTGCGAAAAAAGGCACCTCCCTCAGAGAGCTGA